The Athene noctua chromosome 26, bAthNoc1.hap1.1, whole genome shotgun sequence genome has a window encoding:
- the SLC37A2 gene encoding glucose-6-phosphate exchanger SLC37A2 isoform X3, producing MRAELAPGVRLLRALPRDSRYRGLTLVLTFLCYTSYHLSRKPISIVKSQLHPNCSALGPNPRNDSNSSTWCSWAPFDGDNYKELFGALDNAFLVAYAIGMFISGIFGERLPLRYYLSGGMVLSGLFTALFGLGYFWDIHVLWYFIVMQVCNGLVQTTGWPSVVACVGNWFGKGKRGLIMGIWNSHTSVGNILGSLIAGVWVSSAWGLSFVVPGIIIAVMGIICFFFLVEYPEDVGCSPPLHHDARGVTTNEKDPEAVTSNEGPLSISGQSSTDRSDSPKEPAEEPEAISFLGALRIPGVVEFSLCLLFAKLVSYTFLYWLPLYIVNVAHFGAKEAGDLSTLFDVGGILGGIFAGLISDYTGGRATTCCVMLVVAAPMLFLYNHVGQNGIGTSIAMLIVCGALVNGPYALITTAVSADLGTHESLKGNAKALSTVTAIIDGTGSIGAALGPLLAGLISPTGWNNVFYMLIAADVLACLLLARVVVKEVRGWCGYMARKRGSSVQLTESVLDGK from the exons ATGAGGGCAGAGCTCGCCCCCGGCGTCCGCCTGCTCCGAGCCCTCCCCCGGGACAGCCG GTATCGGGGCCTGACGCTGGTGCTGACCTTCCTCTGCTACACCAGCTACCACCTCTCCCGAAAACCCATCAGCATTGTCAAG AGCCAGCTGCACCCCAATTGCTCAGCCTTGGGCCCGAACCCCCGTAATGACTCCAACAGCAGCACATGGTGCAGCTGGGCACCCTTCG ATGGGGACAACTACAAGGAGCTTTTTGGGGCGCTGGATAACGCCTTCCTGGTGGCTTACGCCATCGGGATGTTTATCAG CGGCATTTTTGGGGAGCGCCTCCCCCTGCGCTACTACCTGTCGGGGGGGATGGTGCTGAGTGGGCTCTTCACCGCGCTCTTCGGCCTCGGCTACTTCTGGGACATCCATGTCCTCTGGTACTTCATCGTGATGCAG GTTTGCAACGGGCTGGTGCAGACGACCGGCTGGCCCTCCGTCGTGGCCTGTGTCGGGAACTGGTTTGGGAAGGGAAA GAGAGGTTTGATCATGGGCATCTGGAACTCCCACACCTCCGTCGGCAACATCTTAGGGTCACTCATCGCCGGCGTCTGGGTTTCCTCCGCCTGGGGCCTGTCCTTCGTCGTGCCTGGCATCATCATCGCTGTCATGGGCATCATCTGCTTCTTCTTCCTCGTGGAGT ATCCCGAGGACGTCGGCTGCAGCCCACCTCTGCATCAC GACGCTAGAGGAGTGACCACCAATGAGAAGGATCCTGAGGCGGTCACCTCCAATGAGGGGCCACTGAGCATCTCGGGGCAGAGCAGCACGGATCGCTCCGACAGCCCCAAGGAGCCAGCCGAGGAGCCCGAAGCCATCAGCTTCCTCGGGGCCCTCCGGATACCT ggCGTGGTGGAGTTCTCCCTTTGCCTGCTGTTTGCCAAGCTGGTGAGCTACACCTTCCTGTACTGGCTGCCCCTCTACATCGTGAACGTCG ctcATTTCGGTGCCAAGGAAGCCGGGGACCTGTCGACCCTCTTCGACGTCGGGGGCATTTTAG GGGGTATCTTTGCCGGCCTCATCTCTGACTACACGGGCGGCAGGGCCACCACGTGCTGCGTGATGCTGGTCGTCGCCGCTCCCATG CTGTTCCTGTATAACCATGTTGGCCAGAATGGTATCGGCACATCAATAG CGATGCTGATTGTCTGTGGCGCTCTGGTTAACGGGCCCTATGCTCTCATCACGACGGCGGTTTCGGCAGATTTG GGAACCCACGAGTCTCTCAAAGGAAACGCCAAAGCCCTTTCTACTGTCACAGCCATTATCGATGGCACAGGATCTATAG GTGCCGCGCTGGGGCCGCTGCTCGCAGGGCTCATCTCCCCCACGGGCTGGAATAACGTCTTCTACATGTTGATAGCGGCTGACGTCTTGGCTTGCCTG CTCCTCGCTCGTGTGGTGGTCAAAGAGGTCCGCGGGTGGTGTGGCTATATGGCGAGGAAGAGAGG CTCTAGTGTGCAGCTAACAGAGTCAGTGCTGGACGGGAAGTAG
- the SLC37A2 gene encoding glucose-6-phosphate exchanger SLC37A2 isoform X1 produces MRAELAPGVRLLRALPRDSRYRGLTLVLTFLCYTSYHLSRKPISIVKSQLHPNCSALGPNPRNDSNSSTWCSWAPFDGDNYKELFGALDNAFLVAYAIGMFISGIFGERLPLRYYLSGGMVLSGLFTALFGLGYFWDIHVLWYFIVMQVCNGLVQTTGWPSVVACVGNWFGKGKRGLIMGIWNSHTSVGNILGSLIAGVWVSSAWGLSFVVPGIIIAVMGIICFFFLVEYPEDVGCSPPLHHMASDEEDARGVTTNEKDPEAVTSNEGPLSISGQSSTDRSDSPKEPAEEPEAISFLGALRIPGVVEFSLCLLFAKLVSYTFLYWLPLYIVNVAHFGAKEAGDLSTLFDVGGILGGIFAGLISDYTGGRATTCCVMLVVAAPMLFLYNHVGQNGIGTSIAMLIVCGALVNGPYALITTAVSADLGTHESLKGNAKALSTVTAIIDGTGSIGAALGPLLAGLISPTGWNNVFYMLIAADVLACLLLARVVVKEVRGWCGYMARKRGSSVQLTESVLDGK; encoded by the exons ATGAGGGCAGAGCTCGCCCCCGGCGTCCGCCTGCTCCGAGCCCTCCCCCGGGACAGCCG GTATCGGGGCCTGACGCTGGTGCTGACCTTCCTCTGCTACACCAGCTACCACCTCTCCCGAAAACCCATCAGCATTGTCAAG AGCCAGCTGCACCCCAATTGCTCAGCCTTGGGCCCGAACCCCCGTAATGACTCCAACAGCAGCACATGGTGCAGCTGGGCACCCTTCG ATGGGGACAACTACAAGGAGCTTTTTGGGGCGCTGGATAACGCCTTCCTGGTGGCTTACGCCATCGGGATGTTTATCAG CGGCATTTTTGGGGAGCGCCTCCCCCTGCGCTACTACCTGTCGGGGGGGATGGTGCTGAGTGGGCTCTTCACCGCGCTCTTCGGCCTCGGCTACTTCTGGGACATCCATGTCCTCTGGTACTTCATCGTGATGCAG GTTTGCAACGGGCTGGTGCAGACGACCGGCTGGCCCTCCGTCGTGGCCTGTGTCGGGAACTGGTTTGGGAAGGGAAA GAGAGGTTTGATCATGGGCATCTGGAACTCCCACACCTCCGTCGGCAACATCTTAGGGTCACTCATCGCCGGCGTCTGGGTTTCCTCCGCCTGGGGCCTGTCCTTCGTCGTGCCTGGCATCATCATCGCTGTCATGGGCATCATCTGCTTCTTCTTCCTCGTGGAGT ATCCCGAGGACGTCGGCTGCAGCCCACCTCTGCATCAC aTGGCCTCTGACGAGGAGGACGCTAGAGGAGTGACCACCAATGAGAAGGATCCTGAGGCGGTCACCTCCAATGAGGGGCCACTGAGCATCTCGGGGCAGAGCAGCACGGATCGCTCCGACAGCCCCAAGGAGCCAGCCGAGGAGCCCGAAGCCATCAGCTTCCTCGGGGCCCTCCGGATACCT ggCGTGGTGGAGTTCTCCCTTTGCCTGCTGTTTGCCAAGCTGGTGAGCTACACCTTCCTGTACTGGCTGCCCCTCTACATCGTGAACGTCG ctcATTTCGGTGCCAAGGAAGCCGGGGACCTGTCGACCCTCTTCGACGTCGGGGGCATTTTAG GGGGTATCTTTGCCGGCCTCATCTCTGACTACACGGGCGGCAGGGCCACCACGTGCTGCGTGATGCTGGTCGTCGCCGCTCCCATG CTGTTCCTGTATAACCATGTTGGCCAGAATGGTATCGGCACATCAATAG CGATGCTGATTGTCTGTGGCGCTCTGGTTAACGGGCCCTATGCTCTCATCACGACGGCGGTTTCGGCAGATTTG GGAACCCACGAGTCTCTCAAAGGAAACGCCAAAGCCCTTTCTACTGTCACAGCCATTATCGATGGCACAGGATCTATAG GTGCCGCGCTGGGGCCGCTGCTCGCAGGGCTCATCTCCCCCACGGGCTGGAATAACGTCTTCTACATGTTGATAGCGGCTGACGTCTTGGCTTGCCTG CTCCTCGCTCGTGTGGTGGTCAAAGAGGTCCGCGGGTGGTGTGGCTATATGGCGAGGAAGAGAGG CTCTAGTGTGCAGCTAACAGAGTCAGTGCTGGACGGGAAGTAG
- the SLC37A2 gene encoding glucose-6-phosphate exchanger SLC37A2 isoform X2: MGTGHPALSLALSPPALTSPLLSPRRYRGLTLVLTFLCYTSYHLSRKPISIVKSQLHPNCSALGPNPRNDSNSSTWCSWAPFDGDNYKELFGALDNAFLVAYAIGMFISGIFGERLPLRYYLSGGMVLSGLFTALFGLGYFWDIHVLWYFIVMQVCNGLVQTTGWPSVVACVGNWFGKGKRGLIMGIWNSHTSVGNILGSLIAGVWVSSAWGLSFVVPGIIIAVMGIICFFFLVEYPEDVGCSPPLHHMASDEEDARGVTTNEKDPEAVTSNEGPLSISGQSSTDRSDSPKEPAEEPEAISFLGALRIPGVVEFSLCLLFAKLVSYTFLYWLPLYIVNVAHFGAKEAGDLSTLFDVGGILGGIFAGLISDYTGGRATTCCVMLVVAAPMLFLYNHVGQNGIGTSIAMLIVCGALVNGPYALITTAVSADLGTHESLKGNAKALSTVTAIIDGTGSIGAALGPLLAGLISPTGWNNVFYMLIAADVLACLLLARVVVKEVRGWCGYMARKRGFKEF, translated from the exons ATGGGGACAGGCCACCCAGCCCTGTCCCTGGCcttgtcccccccagccctgacctcTCCGCTCCTGTCACCCCGCAGGTATCGGGGCCTGACGCTGGTGCTGACCTTCCTCTGCTACACCAGCTACCACCTCTCCCGAAAACCCATCAGCATTGTCAAG AGCCAGCTGCACCCCAATTGCTCAGCCTTGGGCCCGAACCCCCGTAATGACTCCAACAGCAGCACATGGTGCAGCTGGGCACCCTTCG ATGGGGACAACTACAAGGAGCTTTTTGGGGCGCTGGATAACGCCTTCCTGGTGGCTTACGCCATCGGGATGTTTATCAG CGGCATTTTTGGGGAGCGCCTCCCCCTGCGCTACTACCTGTCGGGGGGGATGGTGCTGAGTGGGCTCTTCACCGCGCTCTTCGGCCTCGGCTACTTCTGGGACATCCATGTCCTCTGGTACTTCATCGTGATGCAG GTTTGCAACGGGCTGGTGCAGACGACCGGCTGGCCCTCCGTCGTGGCCTGTGTCGGGAACTGGTTTGGGAAGGGAAA GAGAGGTTTGATCATGGGCATCTGGAACTCCCACACCTCCGTCGGCAACATCTTAGGGTCACTCATCGCCGGCGTCTGGGTTTCCTCCGCCTGGGGCCTGTCCTTCGTCGTGCCTGGCATCATCATCGCTGTCATGGGCATCATCTGCTTCTTCTTCCTCGTGGAGT ATCCCGAGGACGTCGGCTGCAGCCCACCTCTGCATCAC aTGGCCTCTGACGAGGAGGACGCTAGAGGAGTGACCACCAATGAGAAGGATCCTGAGGCGGTCACCTCCAATGAGGGGCCACTGAGCATCTCGGGGCAGAGCAGCACGGATCGCTCCGACAGCCCCAAGGAGCCAGCCGAGGAGCCCGAAGCCATCAGCTTCCTCGGGGCCCTCCGGATACCT ggCGTGGTGGAGTTCTCCCTTTGCCTGCTGTTTGCCAAGCTGGTGAGCTACACCTTCCTGTACTGGCTGCCCCTCTACATCGTGAACGTCG ctcATTTCGGTGCCAAGGAAGCCGGGGACCTGTCGACCCTCTTCGACGTCGGGGGCATTTTAG GGGGTATCTTTGCCGGCCTCATCTCTGACTACACGGGCGGCAGGGCCACCACGTGCTGCGTGATGCTGGTCGTCGCCGCTCCCATG CTGTTCCTGTATAACCATGTTGGCCAGAATGGTATCGGCACATCAATAG CGATGCTGATTGTCTGTGGCGCTCTGGTTAACGGGCCCTATGCTCTCATCACGACGGCGGTTTCGGCAGATTTG GGAACCCACGAGTCTCTCAAAGGAAACGCCAAAGCCCTTTCTACTGTCACAGCCATTATCGATGGCACAGGATCTATAG GTGCCGCGCTGGGGCCGCTGCTCGCAGGGCTCATCTCCCCCACGGGCTGGAATAACGTCTTCTACATGTTGATAGCGGCTGACGTCTTGGCTTGCCTG CTCCTCGCTCGTGTGGTGGTCAAAGAGGTCCGCGGGTGGTGTGGCTATATGGCGAGGAAGAGAGG GTTTAAGGAGTTTTGA